The Christiangramia forsetii KT0803 DNA segment TATTTTTCCGTAGAAATCTTCTATATCGATTTCCAAACGTTCTCCGTATGGCGGATTAAAAAGCATATGAAGATATCCTTCTTTCTGTTTCTCGCTTTCAAAGAAACTTCTCTGTTCAATATCAATAAAATCTGAAAGGTTGGCATTTTTCACATTATCCTTCGCTTTCATTATTGCTGAAGGTGCTTTATCATAACCCTTGATCTTAAAATGAAAATCCCTTACCTTTTTCATTGCAGACTCTTCAATTTTCTCATAAAGATCTTCATCCCAATCATTCCACTTTTCAAAAGCAAATTCCTTTCTGTTTAGATTTGGCGGAATATTACAGGCTATCATGGCAGCTTCAATAGGAATGGTTCCACTACCACACATGGGGTCCAGAAAATCACACTGACCGTCCCACCCGGACATTAACAGCATTCCTGCTGCAAGTACTTCGTTAATAGGTGCAATATTCGTTGCAGTTCTATAACCTCTTTTATGCAGGGAATCTCCAGAGCTATCAAATGAGACATTGCAGAAATTATTTTCAATATGAATGTTGATGCGCAGGTCTGGAAAATCAAGATCTACATCAGGTCGTTTTCCAAATTTTTCT contains these protein-coding regions:
- a CDS encoding THUMP domain-containing class I SAM-dependent RNA methyltransferase; this encodes MDNYRMIAKTLYGFESILAKELLDLGALDIKEGNRMVSFAGDKGFMYKANLCLRTAIKILKPYESFRVNSEQELYDNIKKLPWEKFLADDGSLAIDSAVHSEIFTHSQYVALKSKDAIVDRFREKFGKRPDVDLDFPDLRINIHIENNFCNVSFDSSGDSLHKRGYRTATNIAPINEVLAAGMLLMSGWDGQCDFLDPMCGSGTIPIEAAMIACNIPPNLNRKEFAFEKWNDWDEDLYEKIEESAMKKVRDFHFKIKGYDKAPSAIMKAKDNVKNANLSDFIDIEQRSFFESEKQKEGYLHMLFNPPYGERLEIDIEDFYGKIGDTLKQNYPGTHAWFIATNFEAIKSVGLRASRKIKLYNGPLEARLLKYVLYEGSKKKSKQENN